The proteins below are encoded in one region of Paenibacillus sp. YYML68:
- a CDS encoding NAD(P)/FAD-dependent oxidoreductase, whose product MYDSIIVGGGFAGLQAAIQLGRYKHRVLVIDKGEGRSTLCVSYNNILGWPEGVSGQHLRSLGRAQAEQYGVQFVEDEVIAAARDGEQFELALARLGGVLRARTMLIATGIRDRYPALPGLTDKLGCSIYVCPDCDGYETSGKRTIVLGAGVAGAGMAITLRYWCDDLVYVNHERTVIGSDKHEKLQELGIAYIEAEITEVLGEQDGEVSRLTGVRLADGRVIEGEKGFIAFGGNKVESEWAASLGIERMENKHIIVDPRTKMTSVPRVWAAGDIGVHSEQSVIAMGDGSQAAIWMHKELLKLKAQQPVGSF is encoded by the coding sequence ATGTACGATAGCATTATTGTTGGTGGAGGCTTTGCCGGACTGCAGGCTGCGATTCAGCTGGGTCGGTACAAGCATCGGGTGCTCGTGATCGATAAGGGAGAGGGGCGTTCCACGCTCTGTGTGAGCTATAACAACATTCTCGGCTGGCCGGAGGGCGTGTCGGGACAGCACTTGCGTTCACTTGGACGAGCACAAGCGGAGCAATACGGTGTTCAGTTCGTGGAGGACGAGGTCATCGCAGCAGCGCGTGACGGCGAACAGTTCGAGCTGGCGCTTGCGCGTCTTGGCGGTGTGCTAAGAGCTCGGACGATGCTCATCGCAACAGGGATCAGAGATCGTTATCCTGCTTTGCCAGGCCTGACAGACAAGCTCGGGTGCAGCATCTACGTCTGTCCGGACTGTGACGGCTATGAGACGTCAGGTAAGCGGACCATCGTTCTTGGCGCAGGTGTGGCTGGAGCTGGGATGGCGATCACGCTGCGGTACTGGTGCGACGATCTCGTCTATGTGAATCATGAGCGGACTGTTATCGGCAGCGACAAGCACGAGAAGCTTCAGGAGCTCGGCATTGCTTATATAGAGGCAGAGATTACAGAGGTGCTGGGTGAGCAGGATGGAGAAGTGTCGAGGCTCACAGGTGTCAGACTCGCAGATGGTCGTGTCATCGAAGGGGAGAAGGGGTTCATTGCATTCGGAGGCAATAAGGTTGAATCGGAATGGGCAGCTTCGCTCGGCATTGAGCGGATGGAGAACAAGCACATTATCGTCGATCCGCGGACAAAAATGACGTCAGTCCCCCGCGTATGGGCAGCAGGCGATATTGGCGTTCATTCGGAGCAGTCCGTCATTGCGATGGGCGACGGCTCTCAAGCGGCCATCTGGATGCATAAGGAGCTGCTGAAGCTGAAGGCGCAGCAGCCTGTCGGCTCCTTCTAA
- a CDS encoding DUF2161 domain-containing phosphodiesterase, whose amino-acid sequence MAIKSEMELYAPVKAYLEQLGYEVRGEVRHCDIVAIRGEEPPLIVELKRSFSVPLLLQGIDRLRLSRTVYVAFERPAKGRAPHGASWSELRMLCGMLGLGMMTVQFYKSRKPRVEVECHPPELSPEGRAAAGNVRKPRRSKYAADKLEKEFKERQGDYNVGGSSKRKLVTAYREKALQLAHLLHRYGPQAPRKLRDATGNAQAAATLRSNVYGWFERVERGIYRLTPAGEAALDEYKHVLEGGFRFEETGGLDGEGAQ is encoded by the coding sequence GTGGCGATCAAGAGTGAGATGGAGCTGTACGCTCCTGTCAAAGCATATCTGGAGCAGCTTGGCTACGAGGTGCGGGGCGAGGTGCGTCATTGCGACATCGTGGCGATCCGCGGCGAGGAGCCGCCGCTGATCGTGGAGCTGAAGCGCAGCTTCTCGGTGCCGCTGCTGCTGCAGGGCATCGACCGTCTGCGGCTGTCGCGGACGGTGTACGTGGCGTTCGAGCGGCCCGCTAAGGGGCGCGCTCCGCACGGAGCGAGCTGGTCCGAGCTGCGCATGCTGTGCGGTATGCTGGGTCTGGGTATGATGACGGTGCAGTTCTATAAGAGCCGCAAGCCGCGCGTCGAGGTCGAGTGCCATCCACCGGAGCTGTCGCCGGAAGGACGAGCTGCTGCAGGCAACGTCCGCAAGCCGCGTCGCAGCAAATATGCCGCCGACAAGCTGGAGAAGGAATTCAAGGAGCGACAGGGCGATTACAACGTGGGCGGCAGCTCGAAGCGCAAGCTCGTCACCGCTTACCGCGAGAAGGCGCTGCAGCTGGCGCACCTGCTCCACCGCTACGGCCCGCAAGCCCCGCGCAAGCTGCGCGACGCGACAGGCAACGCCCAAGCAGCCGCCACGCTGCGCAGCAACGTGTACGGCTGGTTCGAGCGAGTAGAGCGCGGCATATACCGCCTTACGCCAGCAGGCGAGGCGGCGCTCGACGAGTACAAGCATGTGCTCGAAGGCGGGTTTCGGTTCGAGGAGACAGGCGGGCTGGACGGGGAGGGGGCACAATAG